A portion of the Acidobacteriota bacterium genome contains these proteins:
- a CDS encoding aldehyde dehydrogenase family protein, which produces MELGRKQLLINGEWRDASDGKTQPVINPATEEVIAEVASATSEDVDAAVRAARAAFEGPWGKMSARERGRLVYKLGEQLMVQADEVARLETLHNGKPITESRHVEIPAAAECLQYFAGWADKIHGETVPVKGGQLVYTLREPVGVVAAIVPWNFPLLIAVWKVAPALAMGNTVILKPASQTPLTALALGEMATALGFPPGVLNVITGSGSTAGQAIVDHPGIDKIAFTGDTSTGKGIMKSAADTLKHITLELGGKSPNIVFADADLDAAVRGATMGIFYGKGEVCAAGSRLLVEASIKDEFLAKIADRTKKMVAGDPLNPKTRLGAISSKAQLERVLRYVDIAKQEGATLLAGGERTDIGTGKGFFMQPTVFGNVTVDMTIAREEVFGPVLAAIEFADVEDAISKANSSIYGLASGVWTRDVRKAHYVASKLKAGTVWINTYNTYDTAAAFGGYKQSGFGREMSVHALEYYTQLKTVWVDMAP; this is translated from the coding sequence ATGGAACTCGGACGGAAACAACTGCTGATTAACGGTGAGTGGCGCGATGCGTCGGATGGCAAGACGCAGCCGGTCATCAACCCCGCCACCGAAGAGGTGATCGCCGAAGTGGCCTCGGCCACCAGCGAAGACGTCGATGCAGCCGTGCGCGCGGCGCGTGCTGCCTTTGAAGGGCCCTGGGGCAAGATGTCGGCGCGTGAGCGCGGCCGGCTGGTCTACAAACTGGGCGAGCAGTTGATGGTGCAGGCCGACGAAGTGGCCCGCCTCGAGACGCTGCACAACGGCAAGCCCATCACCGAATCCCGTCATGTCGAAATTCCTGCGGCTGCGGAGTGCCTGCAGTATTTCGCGGGCTGGGCCGACAAGATTCACGGCGAAACCGTACCGGTCAAGGGCGGGCAGCTCGTCTACACGTTGCGCGAACCCGTGGGGGTTGTCGCCGCGATCGTCCCGTGGAATTTCCCCTTGCTCATCGCCGTGTGGAAAGTGGCGCCGGCGCTGGCGATGGGGAACACCGTGATTTTGAAGCCCGCGAGCCAGACGCCACTGACGGCATTGGCGCTGGGCGAGATGGCCACGGCCCTGGGGTTCCCCCCGGGCGTGCTCAATGTGATCACGGGGTCGGGCAGCACGGCCGGTCAGGCGATTGTGGACCATCCCGGCATCGACAAGATTGCGTTTACCGGCGACACGTCCACCGGCAAGGGCATCATGAAAAGCGCAGCCGATACGCTCAAGCACATCACGCTTGAGCTCGGCGGCAAATCCCCCAACATCGTGTTTGCTGATGCGGATCTCGACGCTGCGGTCCGCGGCGCGACGATGGGGATTTTTTATGGCAAGGGTGAAGTGTGTGCGGCCGGTTCGCGCTTGCTGGTGGAGGCGTCGATCAAGGACGAGTTCCTGGCAAAGATCGCTGACCGCACGAAGAAGATGGTGGCCGGGGACCCGCTGAACCCCAAGACGCGACTCGGCGCCATTTCATCGAAGGCGCAGCTCGAACGCGTGTTGCGGTATGTCGACATCGCGAAGCAGGAAGGCGCAACATTGCTCGCCGGAGGCGAGCGCACCGACATCGGCACGGGCAAGGGCTTCTTCATGCAGCCCACCGTGTTTGGCAATGTCACGGTGGACATGACAATCGCGCGTGAAGAGGTCTTCGGGCCGGTGCTTGCGGCCATTGAGTTTGCCGATGTCGAAGACGCCATCAGCAAGGCCAACTCGTCGATTTACGGTCTGGCGTCAGGTGTGTGGACACGCGATGTGCGCAAGGCGCACTACGTGGCGTCGAAGCTCAAGGCGGGCACCGTCTGGATCAACACCTACAATACCTACGACACCGCCGCGGCGTTCGGTGGGTACAAACAGAGCGGCTTCGGACGCGAGATGTCCGTGCACGCGCTGGAGTACTACACCCAGCTCAAGACCGTCTGGGTGGATATGGCACCCTAG